The Chelatococcus sp. HY11 genome includes a window with the following:
- a CDS encoding DUF3096 domain-containing protein, whose product MSVNLIVIQPLVALIAGILILVMPRLLNFIVALYLIFIGVVGLFGDRIGPLLN is encoded by the coding sequence ATGAGCGTCAACCTCATTGTCATTCAGCCCCTGGTCGCGCTGATCGCCGGTATCCTCATTCTGGTCATGCCGCGCCTCCTGAATTTCATCGTCGCGCTGTACCTGATCTTCATCGGCGTGGTCGGCCTGTTCGGCGACCGGATCGGTCCGCTGCTCAATTAA
- the glyS gene encoding glycine--tRNA ligase subunit beta → MPDFLLELLSEEIPARMQRKAAEDLKKRVTDALVERGLVYEGAQGFATPRRLALSIIGLPPRQPDLREEKKGPRVGAPDQAIQGFLKSAGLASIDEARVVSDGKKGEFYVAITERPGKQTPEVLAEILPGIIRNFPWPKSMRWGAASAEAGSLRWVRPLQSILATFGPETETPDVVRFEVDGIVSSDVTRGHRFLAGPNPILVRRFEDYVAALERAKVVLDADERKRRILNDAKTMAFALGLEVVEDEGLLEEVAGLVEWPVVLVGTFEEAFLDIPPEVIRATIRANQKCFVLRDAKTGKLANRFIITANIEAKDGGVAIAAGNARVVRARLSDANFFWETDRRPLPDYAGSGLKPLDQRLKKLEDLGIIFHEKLGTQGERIQRIAALARELAPVVGADADTAERAARLAKADLVTEMVGEFPELQGLMGRYYAEAQDEDAAVSAAVEDHWKPLGPSDRVTTDPVSVAVALADKLDTLAGFWAIDEKPTGSKDPYALRRAALGVIRLVLENGVRMSLEKFLKSASAKVGRDRYYAAAEANHTDLQIVARKMGSDELHDLSIREAGSVKAVPIEDAPEFWGDSENVRDLLSFFHDRLKVYLRDQGARHDLIDAVLALGEDEAAQDDLLMIVRRVEALGRFLDTEDGKNLLAATKRAANILRIEEKKDGRAYDEAPDAALILNAGEEEERALIEALRVAEMEAKAAVEKEDFEGAMKALSVLRAPVDAFFDKVTVNVDDPVVRANRLRLLNAIRAATRTVADFSQIAG, encoded by the coding sequence ATGCCCGATTTTCTCCTTGAACTCCTTTCCGAAGAAATCCCCGCGCGCATGCAGCGCAAGGCGGCGGAGGATCTCAAGAAGCGCGTCACCGACGCGTTGGTCGAGCGGGGCCTCGTCTATGAGGGCGCGCAAGGGTTCGCGACCCCGCGGCGGCTCGCGCTCAGCATCATCGGCTTGCCGCCCCGCCAGCCGGACCTGCGCGAGGAGAAGAAGGGACCGCGTGTCGGCGCGCCGGATCAGGCTATCCAGGGCTTTCTGAAGAGCGCGGGCCTTGCTTCGATCGATGAGGCCAGGGTCGTCAGCGACGGCAAGAAGGGCGAATTCTACGTCGCCATCACCGAGCGGCCGGGCAAGCAAACCCCCGAGGTGCTGGCCGAGATCCTGCCGGGCATCATCCGCAATTTCCCCTGGCCGAAATCCATGCGCTGGGGCGCGGCGTCCGCTGAGGCCGGCTCGCTGCGCTGGGTGCGCCCGCTGCAATCCATCCTCGCCACCTTCGGGCCGGAAACGGAAACGCCCGATGTGGTACGCTTCGAGGTCGACGGCATCGTCTCGTCCGACGTGACGCGCGGACATCGTTTCCTGGCCGGGCCGAACCCGATCCTCGTGCGCCGCTTCGAGGACTACGTGGCCGCGCTGGAGCGCGCCAAGGTGGTGCTCGACGCGGACGAGCGCAAGCGCCGCATCCTCAATGACGCCAAGACCATGGCCTTCGCGCTGGGGCTGGAGGTGGTCGAGGACGAAGGGTTGCTGGAAGAAGTCGCCGGTCTCGTCGAGTGGCCCGTCGTTCTGGTCGGCACCTTCGAGGAGGCCTTCCTCGACATTCCGCCGGAAGTGATCCGCGCGACGATCCGCGCCAACCAGAAATGTTTCGTGCTGCGGGATGCCAAGACCGGCAAGCTCGCCAACCGTTTCATCATCACAGCCAATATCGAGGCGAAGGACGGGGGCGTGGCGATCGCCGCCGGCAACGCCCGCGTCGTGCGCGCCCGCCTGTCGGATGCCAATTTCTTCTGGGAGACCGACAGGAGGCCGCTGCCGGATTATGCCGGCTCCGGCCTCAAACCGCTCGACCAGCGGCTGAAGAAGCTGGAAGACCTCGGCATCATCTTCCACGAGAAGCTTGGCACCCAGGGCGAGCGGATCCAGCGCATCGCGGCGCTGGCGCGTGAGCTGGCGCCGGTCGTCGGCGCGGATGCCGACACGGCCGAGCGTGCCGCACGGCTCGCCAAGGCCGATCTCGTCACCGAGATGGTCGGCGAATTCCCCGAGCTGCAAGGCCTGATGGGGCGCTACTACGCTGAGGCGCAAGACGAGGACGCCGCTGTCTCCGCTGCCGTCGAGGATCATTGGAAGCCGCTGGGTCCGTCAGACCGCGTGACGACCGATCCTGTCAGCGTGGCGGTCGCGCTCGCCGACAAGCTCGACACGCTCGCCGGCTTCTGGGCCATCGACGAGAAGCCGACCGGCTCCAAGGACCCCTATGCGCTGCGCCGCGCCGCGCTCGGTGTGATCCGGCTGGTGCTGGAGAATGGGGTGCGGATGTCGCTTGAGAAATTTCTCAAATCCGCAAGCGCTAAAGTTGGACGTGATCGCTACTATGCTGCGGCTGAAGCAAACCACACCGATTTGCAGATTGTTGCTCGGAAGATGGGCAGTGATGAACTTCACGATCTCTCAATTCGTGAAGCGGGAAGCGTGAAAGCGGTACCCATAGAGGATGCGCCTGAGTTTTGGGGGGACTCTGAGAATGTCCGTGACCTCCTCTCCTTCTTCCACGATCGCCTGAAGGTCTATCTGCGCGACCAGGGTGCGCGGCATGACCTGATCGATGCCGTGCTGGCGTTGGGCGAGGATGAGGCCGCACAAGACGACCTCCTCATGATCGTCCGCCGCGTCGAGGCGCTGGGGCGCTTCCTCGATACCGAGGACGGCAAGAACTTGCTCGCCGCCACCAAGCGCGCCGCCAATATCCTGCGCATCGAGGAGAAGAAGGACGGCCGCGCCTATGACGAGGCGCCGGACGCCGCCCTCATTCTCAATGCCGGCGAGGAAGAGGAGCGGGCGCTGATCGAGGCGCTGCGCGTGGCCGAGATGGAAGCCAAGGCCGCCGTCGAGAAGGAAGACTTCGAGGGCGCCATGAAGGCGCTGAGCGTGCTGCGCGCGCCCGTCGATGCCTTCTTCGACAAGGTCACGGTCAATGTCGATGATCCTGTCGTCCGCGCCAACCGGCTCAGGCTCCTCAACGCCATCCGCGCCGCGACGCGCACAGTGGCGGATTTCTCGCAGATCGCGGGATAA
- a CDS encoding cysteine hydrolase family protein — translation MTEATAIPKTLLQLAGADLSPPQLSESALVIIDAQNEYVTGLLPLAGIEAALAAAGRLLDAARQAGAVVIHVVHKGGAGGPFDPAGPGFAIAEPVVPVAGERVIEKGLPNSFAGTDLHEVLTQAGRRSLVVAGFMTHMCVSSTVRAGLDLGYRTTIAADAVTTRDLPDPLGGAPLSAADVHRAALAELADRFAVVTTVDAILAQQPSA, via the coding sequence ATGACCGAGGCGACAGCAATCCCGAAGACGCTGCTGCAACTCGCCGGCGCGGATCTTTCACCGCCGCAGCTCAGCGAGTCCGCGCTCGTCATCATCGATGCGCAGAATGAATATGTGACCGGGCTCCTACCCCTCGCCGGCATCGAGGCTGCGCTTGCGGCCGCTGGCCGCCTGCTGGACGCGGCGCGCCAGGCCGGCGCGGTCGTCATCCACGTGGTGCACAAGGGAGGGGCGGGCGGTCCCTTCGATCCGGCCGGCCCTGGTTTTGCCATTGCCGAGCCTGTGGTGCCCGTTGCCGGGGAGCGCGTCATCGAGAAGGGGCTCCCCAACTCCTTTGCCGGGACGGATCTGCATGAAGTCTTGACCCAGGCTGGCCGCCGCTCGCTGGTGGTCGCAGGCTTCATGACGCATATGTGCGTCAGCAGCACCGTGCGCGCCGGGCTCGACCTTGGCTATCGCACGACCATTGCCGCCGATGCCGTGACCACCAGGGATCTGCCCGACCCGCTCGGCGGCGCGCCCCTTAGCGCCGCGGACGTACATCGCGCGGCCCTTGCCGAGCTCGCCGATCGCTTTGCGGTCGTGACCACCGTTGATGCCATTCTGGCCCAGCAGCCGTCGGCCTGA
- a CDS encoding glycine--tRNA ligase subunit alpha, producing MNAPDFMNPTRSFQGLILTLQQFWAAQGCAILQPYDMEVGAGTFHPATTLRALGPKPWKAAYVQPSRRPKDGRYGENPNRLQHYYQFQVILKPNPPNLQELYLASLQAIGVDQALHDIRFVEDDWESPTLGAWGLGWECWCDGMEVSQFTYFQQVAGFECAPVAGELTYGLERLAMYVQGVENVYDLNFNGRTGAEKVTYGDVFLQAEQEYSRHNFEYADTELLFRHFRDAEAECKRLLDFGEPGPDANDQRHKLALPAYDQCIKASHVFNLLDARGVISVTERQSYILRVRELAKACGAAWLKTEGGGA from the coding sequence ATGAACGCGCCCGACTTCATGAACCCGACGCGCTCCTTTCAGGGGCTTATCCTGACGCTGCAGCAGTTCTGGGCCGCCCAGGGCTGTGCCATCCTGCAGCCCTACGACATGGAAGTCGGCGCGGGCACCTTCCACCCGGCGACGACGCTGCGCGCGCTCGGGCCGAAGCCCTGGAAGGCGGCCTATGTGCAGCCCTCGCGCCGGCCGAAGGATGGCCGCTATGGCGAGAATCCCAACCGCCTGCAGCACTATTACCAGTTCCAGGTCATCCTGAAGCCGAACCCGCCGAATCTGCAGGAGCTCTACCTCGCCTCGCTCCAGGCAATCGGCGTCGATCAGGCGCTCCACGACATCCGCTTCGTGGAGGACGACTGGGAAAGCCCGACGCTCGGCGCCTGGGGATTGGGCTGGGAATGCTGGTGCGACGGCATGGAAGTGTCGCAGTTCACCTATTTCCAGCAGGTCGCGGGTTTCGAATGCGCGCCGGTGGCCGGTGAGCTGACCTATGGGCTCGAGCGCTTGGCCATGTATGTGCAGGGTGTCGAGAACGTCTACGACCTCAATTTCAACGGCCGCACCGGCGCCGAGAAGGTCACCTATGGCGACGTCTTCCTGCAGGCCGAGCAGGAATACTCGCGACACAACTTCGAATATGCCGACACGGAACTGCTCTTCCGGCATTTCCGGGATGCCGAGGCGGAATGCAAGCGCCTGCTCGATTTCGGTGAGCCCGGGCCGGACGCCAATGATCAGCGCCACAAGCTTGCCCTGCCGGCCTATGACCAGTGCATCAAGGCGAGCCACGTCTTCAACCTACTGGACGCGCGCGGCGTGATCTCCGTCACCGAGCGCCAGAGCTATATCCTGCGCGTGCGCGAACTGGCCAAGGCCTGCGGCGCGGCCTGGCTCAAGACGGAAGGCGGCGGGGCATGA